From Coturnix japonica isolate 7356 chromosome 1, Coturnix japonica 2.1, whole genome shotgun sequence, the proteins below share one genomic window:
- the KIN gene encoding DNA/RNA-binding protein KIN17 isoform X2: MGKSDFLSPKAIANRIKSKGLQKLRWYCQMCQKQCRDENGFKCHCMSESHQRQLLLASENPQQFLNYFSEEFRNDFLELLRRRFGTKRVHNNIVYNEYISHREHIHMNATQWETLTDFTKWLGREGLCKVDETPKGWYIQYIDRDPETIRRQQEQERKKKQDLDDEEKTAKFIEQQVRRGLEGKELEEPVYTELNRENEEEKVAFNLNKGASTSVAASSKTSVLGPSALKMAEGAVKRKESAHSSGQSKEKKKKSALDEIMELEEEKKRTSRTDYWLQPEIIVKIVTKKLGEKYHKKKAVVKEVIDKYTAVVKMIDSGDKLKLDQTHLETVIPAPGKKVMVLNGGYRGNEGILESINEKKFSATIIIDSGPLKGRRVEGIQYEDISKLA; the protein is encoded by the exons ATGGGGAAGTCGGATTTCCTCAGCCCAAAGGCTATCGCCAACCGCATTAAGTCTAAAGGGCTGCAGAAGCTACGCTGGTACTGCCAGATGTGCCAGAAGCAGTGCCGAGATGAG aatgGCTTCAAATGTCATTGCATGTCTGAATCTCACCAGAGGCAATTACTGCTGGCTTCTGAAAATCCTCAGCAATTCCTGAACTACTTTTCTGA GGAGTTCCGGAATGATTTCTTAGAACTGCTCAGGAGACGATTtg GAACAAAGAGAGTCCACAATAACATCGTGTACAACGAATACATCAGTCACCGAGAACACATCCACATGAATGCAACGCAATGGGAGACACTGACTGATTTTACAAAATGGTTGGGGAGAGAAG GCCTTTGTAAGGTTGATGAGACTCCAAAAGGCTGGTATATTCAGTACATTGATAGGGACCCAGAGACCATTCGCAGGCAACaagaacaagagagaaaaaagaaacaagacctcgatgatgaagaaaaaacagcaaaattcaTTGAACAGCAAGTTAGAAGAGGTTTGGAGGGGAAAGAACTG GAGGAACCAGTCTATACTGaactgaacagagaaaatgaggaagaaaaag tTGCATTTAACTTAAATAAAGGAGCAAGTACTTCAGTAGCAGCATCTTCAAAAACAAG TGTCCTTGGACCAAGCGCACTGAAGATGGCGGAAGGagcagttaaaagaaaagaatcagcTCACAGCTCTGGTCAAtccaaagagaagaagaagaaatctgcACTGGATGAGATTATGGAG cttgaagaagagaagaaaagaacatcTCGAACAGACTACTGGTTACAGCCA GAAATCATTGTAAAAATTGTCACGAAGAAGCTTGGAGAGAAGTATCACAAGAAGAAGGCAGTTGTTAAG GAGGTGATCGACAAATATACAGCAGTTGTGAAAATGATTGATTCTGGAGACAAACTGAAGCTTGATCAGACACACCTGGAAACTGTAATACCAGCACCAG GCAAGAAAGTTATGGTGTTAAATGGTGGTTACAGAGGAAATGAAGGCATCTTGGAATCTAtcaatgagaagaaattttcagCAACTATCATCATTGACTct GGGCCTTTGAAAGGACGCCGAGTTGAAGGTATCCAGTATGAAGACATTTCCAAACTTGCCTGA
- the KIN gene encoding DNA/RNA-binding protein KIN17 isoform X1, whose protein sequence is MGKSDFLSPKAIANRIKSKGLQKLRWYCQMCQKQCRDENGFKCHCMSESHQRQLLLASENPQQFLNYFSEEFRNDFLELLRRRFGTKRVHNNIVYNEYISHREHIHMNATQWETLTDFTKWLGREGLCKVDETPKGWYIQYIDRDPETIRRQQEQERKKKQDLDDEEKTAKFIEQQVRRGLEGKELEEPVYTELNRENEEEKVAFNLNKGASTSVAASSKTSSVLGPSALKMAEGAVKRKESAHSSGQSKEKKKKSALDEIMELEEEKKRTSRTDYWLQPEIIVKIVTKKLGEKYHKKKAVVKEVIDKYTAVVKMIDSGDKLKLDQTHLETVIPAPGKKVMVLNGGYRGNEGILESINEKKFSATIIIDSGPLKGRRVEGIQYEDISKLA, encoded by the exons ATGGGGAAGTCGGATTTCCTCAGCCCAAAGGCTATCGCCAACCGCATTAAGTCTAAAGGGCTGCAGAAGCTACGCTGGTACTGCCAGATGTGCCAGAAGCAGTGCCGAGATGAG aatgGCTTCAAATGTCATTGCATGTCTGAATCTCACCAGAGGCAATTACTGCTGGCTTCTGAAAATCCTCAGCAATTCCTGAACTACTTTTCTGA GGAGTTCCGGAATGATTTCTTAGAACTGCTCAGGAGACGATTtg GAACAAAGAGAGTCCACAATAACATCGTGTACAACGAATACATCAGTCACCGAGAACACATCCACATGAATGCAACGCAATGGGAGACACTGACTGATTTTACAAAATGGTTGGGGAGAGAAG GCCTTTGTAAGGTTGATGAGACTCCAAAAGGCTGGTATATTCAGTACATTGATAGGGACCCAGAGACCATTCGCAGGCAACaagaacaagagagaaaaaagaaacaagacctcgatgatgaagaaaaaacagcaaaattcaTTGAACAGCAAGTTAGAAGAGGTTTGGAGGGGAAAGAACTG GAGGAACCAGTCTATACTGaactgaacagagaaaatgaggaagaaaaag tTGCATTTAACTTAAATAAAGGAGCAAGTACTTCAGTAGCAGCATCTTCAAAAACAAG CAGTGTCCTTGGACCAAGCGCACTGAAGATGGCGGAAGGagcagttaaaagaaaagaatcagcTCACAGCTCTGGTCAAtccaaagagaagaagaagaaatctgcACTGGATGAGATTATGGAG cttgaagaagagaagaaaagaacatcTCGAACAGACTACTGGTTACAGCCA GAAATCATTGTAAAAATTGTCACGAAGAAGCTTGGAGAGAAGTATCACAAGAAGAAGGCAGTTGTTAAG GAGGTGATCGACAAATATACAGCAGTTGTGAAAATGATTGATTCTGGAGACAAACTGAAGCTTGATCAGACACACCTGGAAACTGTAATACCAGCACCAG GCAAGAAAGTTATGGTGTTAAATGGTGGTTACAGAGGAAATGAAGGCATCTTGGAATCTAtcaatgagaagaaattttcagCAACTATCATCATTGACTct GGGCCTTTGAAAGGACGCCGAGTTGAAGGTATCCAGTATGAAGACATTTCCAAACTTGCCTGA
- the ATP5F1C gene encoding ATP synthase subunit gamma, mitochondrial isoform X1, whose product MFARGSAVVLYQPQWGQVRNMATLKDITRRLKSIKNIQKITKSMKMVSAAKYARAERELKPARIYGTGALALYEKAEIKAPEDKKKYLLIGVSSDRGLCGAIHTSIAKTLKNEITNLSNAGKEVMVVGVGDKIRGLLQRTHGNYFLMTFKEVGRRPPSFGDASIIASELLNSGYEFDEGSVIYNRFRSVISYKTDEKPIYSFETVAGSESLSIYDDIDADVLRNYQEFTLANILYYSLKESTTSEQSARMTAMDNASKNASEMIDKLTLTFNRTRQAVITKELIEIISGAAALD is encoded by the exons ATGTTCGCGCGGGGCTCCGCCGTGGTGCTGTACCAGCCGCAATG GGGCCAAGTCAGGAATATGGCAACTCTGAAAGACA TTACCAGGCGCTTGAAATCCATCAAGAACATTCAGAAAATTACAAAGTCCATGAAGATGGTTTCTGCAGCAAAGTATGCAAGAGCTGAGAGGGAGCTGAAGCCTGCTAGAATATATGGAACAGGAGCACTGG cactgtatgagaaagcagaaattaaggCACCCGAGGACAAGAAGAAGTATCTCCTTATTGGCGTGTCCTCTGATCGAGGTCTGTGTGGTGCTATCCATACATCTATTGCTAAGACCTTGAAGAATGAGATTACCAACCTCTCCAATGCAGGGAAGGAAGTTATGGTGGTTGGTGTAGGCGACAAGATTAGAGGCCTACTTCAAAG GACACATGGCAATTACTTCTTGATGACATTCAAAGAAGTGGGACGGAGACCTCCCAGTTTTGGAGATGCTTCAATCATTGCTTCAGAGTTATTAAACTCTGGATATGAATTTGATGAAGGCTCTGTCATCTACAATCGGTTCAG ATCTGTCATCTCCTACAAGACTGATGAAAAACCTATCTACTCTTTTGAAACAGTTGCTGGTTCTG aaagcttgAGTATCTATGATGACATTGATGCTGATGTGCTGAGAAACTACCAGGAATTTACACTAGCAAATATTCTGTACTACTCCCTGAAAGAATCTACCACCAGCGAGCAGAGCGCTAGGATGACTGCTATGGACAACGCAAGCAAAAATGCTT CTGAGATGATCGACAAACTGACTTTGACATTCAACCGTACCCGTCAAGCAGTTATTACTAAGGAGCTTATTGAGATCAtctctggtgctgctgctct GGATTAA
- the ATP5F1C gene encoding ATP synthase subunit gamma, mitochondrial isoform X2: protein MFARGSAVVLYQPQWGQVRNMATLKDITRRLKSIKNIQKITKSMKMVSAAKYARAERELKPARIYGTGALALYEKAEIKAPEDKKKYLLIGVSSDRGLCGAIHTSIAKTLKNEITNLSNAGKEVMVVGVGDKIRGLLQRTHGNYFLMTFKEVGRRPPSFGDASIIASELLNSGYEFDEGSVIYNRFRSVISYKTDEKPIYSFETVAGSESLSIYDDIDADVLRNYQEFTLANILYYSLKESTTSEQSARMTAMDNASKNASEMIDKLTLTFNRTRQAVITKELIEIISGAAAL, encoded by the exons ATGTTCGCGCGGGGCTCCGCCGTGGTGCTGTACCAGCCGCAATG GGGCCAAGTCAGGAATATGGCAACTCTGAAAGACA TTACCAGGCGCTTGAAATCCATCAAGAACATTCAGAAAATTACAAAGTCCATGAAGATGGTTTCTGCAGCAAAGTATGCAAGAGCTGAGAGGGAGCTGAAGCCTGCTAGAATATATGGAACAGGAGCACTGG cactgtatgagaaagcagaaattaaggCACCCGAGGACAAGAAGAAGTATCTCCTTATTGGCGTGTCCTCTGATCGAGGTCTGTGTGGTGCTATCCATACATCTATTGCTAAGACCTTGAAGAATGAGATTACCAACCTCTCCAATGCAGGGAAGGAAGTTATGGTGGTTGGTGTAGGCGACAAGATTAGAGGCCTACTTCAAAG GACACATGGCAATTACTTCTTGATGACATTCAAAGAAGTGGGACGGAGACCTCCCAGTTTTGGAGATGCTTCAATCATTGCTTCAGAGTTATTAAACTCTGGATATGAATTTGATGAAGGCTCTGTCATCTACAATCGGTTCAG ATCTGTCATCTCCTACAAGACTGATGAAAAACCTATCTACTCTTTTGAAACAGTTGCTGGTTCTG aaagcttgAGTATCTATGATGACATTGATGCTGATGTGCTGAGAAACTACCAGGAATTTACACTAGCAAATATTCTGTACTACTCCCTGAAAGAATCTACCACCAGCGAGCAGAGCGCTAGGATGACTGCTATGGACAACGCAAGCAAAAATGCTT CTGAGATGATCGACAAACTGACTTTGACATTCAACCGTACCCGTCAAGCAGTTATTACTAAGGAGCTTATTGAGATCAtctctggtgctgctgctct GTGA